One genomic window of Streptomyces sp. NBC_01276 includes the following:
- a CDS encoding PucR family transcriptional regulator yields the protein MHVLDLLQSDNLGLTLLWGEEALLGHEVSGVTATDLEDPGRFLGPGELVLSGLVWWQEGDPRKVDRFVSALAGAGATALFAGEETHGGIPDDLVAACRAYRVPLVAVPARTSFRTVTEAVYLRQWGDLSRRPTRTFALPENVRAELSRLLESGAGPDELLDRACAHLGKVPCYVLTASGRTVARTPSAPVIPAQRAAPARDGLSLRVESDSSPYDAWQLYLPDADAAPPRVLHEIAEVLAQYRDGHARRAAAGRAAGQALVSLLAQDADPAALEEALTSAGLPTSGPYRVLAATSGDALAEALGHLEGVRCAVGDSAAVLYEDPDAGADPTAGLRGVWPLLQACGGPDEDLRLGAGARAAGPEQLRASLNQALFTLTAAGAESPVRAVEQLDTLAELLAGVPPEVRGVYGARTLGPLGDGMLRETLEVFLANNCSWARTAEVLHLHVNTVHYRIERVEALTGRDLSRLDHKLDLYAALRCG from the coding sequence ATGCACGTCCTCGACCTGCTCCAGTCCGACAACCTCGGTCTCACACTGCTCTGGGGTGAGGAGGCCCTTCTCGGCCATGAGGTCAGCGGGGTCACCGCCACCGACCTGGAGGACCCGGGCCGTTTCCTGGGCCCCGGGGAGCTGGTGCTCAGTGGACTCGTGTGGTGGCAGGAGGGTGACCCGAGGAAGGTGGACCGCTTCGTCTCGGCGCTCGCCGGGGCCGGGGCCACCGCCCTCTTCGCGGGTGAGGAGACCCACGGAGGGATCCCCGACGATCTCGTCGCCGCCTGCCGGGCCTACCGGGTGCCGCTGGTGGCCGTCCCGGCGCGGACCAGCTTCCGGACCGTCACCGAGGCCGTCTACCTGCGCCAGTGGGGCGACCTCAGCCGCCGCCCGACCCGGACCTTCGCGCTCCCCGAGAACGTGCGCGCCGAGCTGAGCCGGCTCCTGGAGAGCGGGGCCGGCCCCGACGAACTCCTCGACCGGGCCTGCGCCCACCTGGGCAAGGTGCCCTGCTACGTGCTGACCGCGAGCGGTCGCACCGTGGCGCGCACCCCTTCGGCGCCGGTGATCCCCGCACAGCGTGCGGCCCCCGCGCGGGACGGGCTGTCGCTGCGCGTCGAGTCCGACAGTTCCCCGTACGACGCCTGGCAGCTGTACCTGCCCGACGCGGACGCGGCGCCCCCGCGGGTGCTCCACGAGATCGCCGAGGTCCTCGCCCAGTACCGCGACGGGCACGCCCGCCGCGCCGCCGCCGGGCGGGCCGCCGGGCAGGCGCTGGTCTCCCTGCTGGCGCAGGACGCCGACCCGGCGGCCCTGGAGGAGGCGCTGACCTCCGCCGGACTGCCCACGAGCGGGCCCTACCGGGTGCTCGCCGCCACCTCCGGCGACGCGCTGGCCGAGGCGCTGGGGCACCTGGAGGGCGTCCGGTGCGCCGTCGGGGACTCCGCCGCCGTGCTCTACGAGGACCCGGACGCGGGGGCCGACCCCACCGCCGGGCTGCGCGGCGTGTGGCCGCTGCTCCAGGCGTGCGGGGGCCCGGACGAGGACCTGCGCCTGGGCGCGGGCGCGCGGGCGGCGGGGCCGGAGCAGCTGCGGGCCTCCCTGAACCAGGCGCTGTTCACGCTCACGGCGGCGGGCGCGGAGAGCCCCGTACGGGCCGTCGAGCAGCTGGACACCCTGGCGGAACTGCTGGCCGGGGTGCCGCCGGAGGTGCGCGGCGTCTACGGCGCGCGGACGCTGGGGCCGCTCGGCGACGGAATGCTGCGGGAGACCCTGGAGGTCTTCCTGGCCAACAACTGCTCGTGGGCGCGTACGGCGGAGGTCCTCCACCTGCACGTGAACACGGTGCACTACCGGATCGAGCGGGTGGAGGCCCTGACCGGCCGCGACCTGTCCCGACTGGACCACAAGCTGGACCTGTACGCGGCCCTGCGCTGCGGTTAG
- a CDS encoding xanthine dehydrogenase family protein subunit M, giving the protein MDLNTVLDVRDARRREPWRPGDAWLGGGTYLFSEPQPHVRRLVDLSRMGWPPLSWQPDGSLDIAATCTITELSRFGRSLPMTAAPLIEQCCRAFLASFKIWNMATVGGNLCNGLPAGPVISLSAGLDGTVLIQGQDGSTRRPAVTDFIRGAGVKDLREGDLLRSVRVPARALGCRTAFRQASLYGLGRSGALVIGTADPQDGSFALTVTAATTRPFRFWFALWPTAAELRAAIDDTVRADEWFDDIHGLPAWRRHMALRLAEEIRRELTLEEASR; this is encoded by the coding sequence ATGGACCTCAACACGGTGCTCGACGTGCGTGACGCGCGCCGCCGTGAGCCCTGGCGTCCCGGTGACGCGTGGCTCGGCGGGGGCACGTACCTCTTCTCCGAGCCGCAGCCCCACGTCCGCCGCCTCGTCGACCTCTCCCGCATGGGCTGGCCACCCCTGTCCTGGCAGCCCGACGGCTCCCTCGACATCGCCGCCACGTGCACGATCACCGAGCTCTCGCGCTTCGGCCGGTCGCTGCCCATGACCGCCGCGCCGCTGATCGAGCAGTGCTGCCGGGCCTTCCTCGCCAGCTTCAAGATCTGGAACATGGCCACCGTCGGCGGCAACCTCTGCAACGGCCTGCCGGCCGGCCCGGTCATCTCCCTGTCGGCGGGCCTCGACGGCACCGTCCTGATCCAGGGCCAGGACGGCTCCACCCGCCGGCCCGCCGTCACCGACTTCATCCGCGGCGCGGGCGTCAAGGACCTGCGCGAGGGCGACCTGCTGCGCTCGGTCCGCGTCCCGGCCCGCGCGCTGGGCTGCCGGACGGCCTTCCGCCAGGCCTCCCTCTACGGACTGGGCCGTTCCGGCGCCCTGGTCATCGGCACGGCCGACCCCCAGGACGGCTCCTTCGCCCTGACCGTGACGGCCGCCACCACCCGCCCCTTCCGCTTCTGGTTCGCCCTGTGGCCGACCGCCGCCGAACTGCGGGCGGCCATCGACGACACCGTCCGAGCCGACGAGTGGTTCGACGACATCCACGGCCTGCCCGCCTGGCGGCGGCACATGGCGCTGCGCCTCGCGGAGGAGATCCGCCGCGAACTCACGCTGGAGGAGGCTTCCCGATGA